The Burkholderia lata genome contains a region encoding:
- the groES gene encoding co-chaperone GroES: MNLRPLHDRVIVKRLDQETKTASGIVIPDAAAEKPDQGEVLAVGPGKRDDKGAPIALDVKVGDRVLFGKYAGQTVKVDGNELLVMREEDIMAVVNAK; the protein is encoded by the coding sequence ATGAACCTTCGTCCTTTGCACGATCGCGTGATCGTCAAGCGCCTGGATCAGGAAACCAAGACCGCCTCGGGCATCGTGATCCCCGACGCCGCTGCTGAAAAGCCGGACCAGGGCGAAGTCCTGGCCGTCGGCCCGGGCAAGCGCGACGACAAGGGCGCGCCGATCGCGCTCGACGTGAAGGTCGGCGATCGCGTCCTGTTCGGCAAGTACGCAGGCCAGACCGTGAAGGTCGACGGCAACGAACTGCTGGTCATGCGCGAAGAAGACATCATGGCCGTGGTCAACGCGAAGTAA
- the groL gene encoding chaperonin GroEL (60 kDa chaperone family; promotes refolding of misfolded polypeptides especially under stressful conditions; forms two stacked rings of heptamers to form a barrel-shaped 14mer; ends can be capped by GroES; misfolded proteins enter the barrel where they are refolded when GroES binds) produces the protein MAAKDVVFGDSARSKMVEGVNILANAVKVTLGPKGRNVVLERSFGGPTVTKDGVSVAKEIELKDKLQNMGAQMVKEVASKTSDNAGDGTTTATVLAQSIVREGMKYVASGMNPMDLKRGIDKAVAAAVEELKKISKPCTTNKEIAQVGSISANSDTSIGDRIAEAMDKVGKEGVITVEDGKSLADELDVVEGMQFDRGYLSPYFINNPEKQVAVLDNPFVLLHDKKVSNIRDLLPVLEQVAKAGRPLLIIAEDIEGEALATLVVNNIRGILKTVAVKAPGFGDRRKAMLEDIAILTGGQVIAEETGLTLEKATLAELGQAKRIEVGKENTTIIDGAGEAVNIEARVKQVRAQIEEATSDYDREKLQERVAKLAGGVAVIKVGAATEVEMKEKKARVEDALHATRAAVEEGIVAGGGVALIRARTAIAALTGANADQNAGIKIVLRAMEEPLRQIVTNGGEEASVVVAAVAAGTGNYGYNAATGEYVDMVEAGVVDPTKVTRTALQNAASVAGLLLTTDAAVAELPKEDAPMPGGMPGGMGGMGMDM, from the coding sequence ATGGCAGCTAAAGACGTCGTATTCGGCGATTCCGCCCGTTCGAAGATGGTCGAAGGCGTGAACATTCTCGCCAACGCAGTCAAGGTCACGCTGGGTCCGAAGGGCCGCAACGTGGTGCTCGAGCGCAGCTTCGGCGGCCCGACGGTCACCAAGGACGGTGTGTCGGTCGCGAAGGAAATCGAGCTGAAGGACAAGCTCCAGAACATGGGCGCGCAAATGGTCAAGGAAGTTGCTTCCAAGACCAGCGACAACGCAGGCGACGGCACGACGACGGCAACCGTCCTCGCGCAATCGATCGTTCGCGAAGGCATGAAGTACGTCGCATCGGGCATGAACCCGATGGACCTGAAGCGCGGCATCGACAAGGCAGTCGCAGCGGCTGTCGAAGAGCTGAAGAAGATCAGCAAGCCGTGCACGACGAACAAGGAAATCGCACAGGTCGGCTCGATCTCGGCGAACAGCGACACGTCGATCGGCGATCGCATCGCTGAAGCGATGGACAAGGTCGGCAAGGAAGGCGTCATCACCGTCGAAGACGGCAAGTCGCTGGCTGACGAACTCGACGTCGTCGAAGGCATGCAATTCGACCGCGGCTACCTGTCGCCGTACTTCATCAACAACCCGGAAAAGCAAGTCGCCGTGCTCGACAACCCGTTCGTGCTGCTGCACGACAAGAAGGTGTCGAACATCCGTGATCTGCTGCCGGTACTCGAGCAAGTCGCGAAGGCTGGCCGTCCGCTGCTGATCATCGCTGAAGACATCGAAGGCGAAGCGCTCGCAACGCTGGTCGTCAACAACATCCGCGGCATCCTGAAGACCGTTGCGGTCAAGGCACCGGGCTTCGGCGACCGTCGCAAGGCGATGCTGGAAGACATCGCGATCCTGACCGGCGGCCAGGTGATCGCGGAAGAAACCGGCCTGACGCTCGAGAAGGCAACGCTGGCAGAACTGGGCCAGGCGAAGCGCATCGAAGTGGGCAAGGAAAACACGACGATCATCGACGGCGCAGGCGAAGCCGTGAACATCGAAGCACGCGTGAAGCAAGTGCGCGCGCAAATCGAAGAAGCGACGTCGGACTACGACCGTGAAAAGCTGCAAGAGCGCGTGGCCAAGCTGGCCGGCGGTGTTGCAGTGATCAAGGTCGGTGCAGCGACCGAAGTCGAAATGAAGGAAAAGAAGGCACGTGTCGAAGACGCACTGCACGCAACGCGCGCAGCTGTGGAAGAAGGCATCGTGGCAGGTGGCGGCGTTGCGCTGATCCGCGCTCGCACCGCGATCGCAGCCCTGACCGGCGCTAACGCCGATCAAAACGCCGGCATCAAGATCGTGCTGCGCGCAATGGAAGAGCCGCTGCGCCAGATCGTCACGAACGGCGGCGAAGAAGCCAGCGTCGTGGTGGCGGCAGTTGCTGCAGGTACGGGCAACTACGGCTACAACGCAGCGACGGGCGAGTACGTCGACATGGTCGAAGCCGGTGTTGTCGACCCGACCAAGGTCACGCGTACCGCACTGCAGAACGCAGCTTCGGTTGCAGGCCTGCTGCTGACGACGGACGCAGCGGTTGCTGAACTGCCGAAGGAAGACGCACCGATGCCGGGCGGCATGCCGGGCGGCATGGGCGGCATGGGCATGGACATGTAA